From Hemitrygon akajei chromosome 19, sHemAka1.3, whole genome shotgun sequence, the proteins below share one genomic window:
- the spdl1 gene encoding protein Spindly, with translation MATIAELEEVVQQLRQQLQESESERMKAAQYGLELLKNEAELDNKLTETTNEFAAARELLEQEKYSLQREVELKNRMLESLTSDIESIKQQQKTQLSQQLEQVERIHVREVNELKTKLEKQKSELDEAQLCEKQLRHKVDHQSELLNAKSEELRNLSERAQETMSSEMMSLQVENMELEAAKAKLQEDFNEMIYHQEQLELANNNLQRQIERLQTEKEEQEKEIVSYCNALEKAREANQDLQIQLDQALQEARDPSSKGNSLFAEVEDRRAMMERQLIGLRIQYQSLQKQHAFSRQQLHRMKVQIATMLQIKGLQSDPGQLERLQSMLAQKNNEIQALVVKLRRLEKMEMNYDSGENHNEVDAADFGDGQYYVELLKQQIDNAKKENQTVNDELSLQRMKALAESQRVLEVERKFYANERQLKQYQSENMKLRVKLDEMRLKYEPEEVKNRTQNCKKERLPVEVHEEARLVCSVTAANETTLSSDKVTETRKRQTDVLHDENSIPVCSITPANETTLSSDKVTETRKRQTDVLHNEKSTPLSKAEVQSTPSLDPLSANDTQITELELDSKQTPKEGKRVRIMQEAGEVQVLSERWKTEVSRPTPSPRISKGDLKVEKPVEKELDKESEEVKGESKIKRQKIHPVIRVSSQPTVESQCAQQ, from the exons ATGGCAACAATTGCAGAGTTGGAAGAGGTGGTCCAGCAGCTTCGGCAGCAACTGCAGGAATCAGAAAGTGAGAGGATGAAGGCAGCTCAGTATGGACTAGAACTGCTGAAAAATGAGGCTGAGTTAGACAACAAACTGACAGAAACAACAAATGAATTTGCTGCTGCCAGAGAG CTTCTGGAgcaagagaagtattcattgcaGCGGGAGGTTGAGCTGAAGAACCGTATGTTAGAAAGTCTGACTTCAGATATTGAGAGCATTAAACAGCAGCAGAAAACACAGCTGAGTCAACAATTGGAACAAGTGGAGAGAATTCATGTTCGTGAAGTTAATGAGTTGAAGACCAAG TTGGAGAAGCAGAAGTCTGAGTTGGATGAAGCACAGCTGTGTGAGAAACAACTGAGACACAAAGTGGATCATCAGAGTGAATTACTTAATGCTAAGTCTGAAGAATTGCGGAATCTCTCTGAGCGTGCACAGGAAACAATGTCATCTGAAATGATGAGCCTTCAAGTGGAAAACATGGAACTTGAAGCTGCCAAG GCAAAATTGCAGGAAGATTTTAATGAAATGATATACCATCAAGAACAGCTGGAACTAGCTAATAATAATCTTCAGCGCCAGATTGAGCGACTGCAGACGGAAAAAGAGGAACAAGAGAAAGAAATAGTTTCATACTGCAATGCATTGGAG AAAGCAAGAGAGGCTAACCAGGATCTCCAAATCCAGTTGGACCAAGCTCTACAAGAGGCTCGTGATCCGAGCAGTAAAGGGAACTCGCTGTTTGCTGAG GTGGAAGATCGTAGGGCAATGATGGAGAGACAGCTTATTGGTTTGAGAATCCAGTACCAGTCCCTGCAAAAACAGCATGCATTTTCTCGTCAACAGCTGCACAGAATGAAG GTGCAGATAGCCACCATGTTACAAATAAAGGGCTTACAGTCAGACCCGGGACAGCTGGAACGTTTACAATCAATGCTTGCACAGAAGAATAATGAAATTCAAGCTCTAGTGGTAAAGCTACGACGTCTGGAAAAAATGGAA ATGAATTATGATTCTGGGGAAAATCATAATGAAGTTGATGCTGCAGATTTTGGAGATGGGCAGTATTACGTTGAATTGCTGAAACAACAAATTGATAATGCCAA GAAAGAAAATCAGACAGTGAATGATGAGCTCTCTTTACAACGCATGAAGGCTCTTGCAGAGAGTCAGCGTGTCTTAGAAGTTGAACGTAAATTTTACGCCAATGAGAGACAGTTGAAACAATATCAGAGTGAAAACATGAAGCTTCGAGTCAAACTGGATGAGATGAGGCTTAAATACGAACCTGAAG AAGTTAAGAACAGGACACAAAACTGCAAGAAGGAGAGGCTTCCGGTGGAAGTGCACGAAGAAGCTCGGCTTGTATGCAGTGTTACTGCAGCTAATGAGACGACTTTGTCATCTGATAAAGTGACTGAAACCAGAAAAAGGCAGACTGACGTGCTGCACGATGAGAATTCAATACCTGTATGCAGTATTACTCCAGCTAATGAGACGACTCTGTCATCTGATAAAGTGACTGAAACCAGAAAAAGGCAGACTGACGTGCTGCACAATGAGAAATCAACTCCACTCTCCAAAGCTGAAGTACAATCTACTCCATCTTTGGATCCACTGTCTGCTAATGACACGCAAATAACAGAGCTGGAACTAGACAGTAAACAAACTCCTAAAGAAGGCAAACGGGTACGGATCATGCAAGAAGCAGGTGAAGTTCAAGTTCTTTCTGAACGGTGGAAGACTGAAGTCTCCAGACCAACTCCCTCCCCAAG GATATCCAAGGGTGATCTGAAAGTAGAAAAGCCAGTTGAGAAGGAATTGGACAAAGAATCAGAGGAGGTAAAAGGAGAGAGTAAAATTAAACGACAGAAGATACACCCAGTCATCCGTGTGTCATCTCAACCCACTGTTGAATCTCAGTGTGCccaacaataa